The Gammaproteobacteria bacterium genome window below encodes:
- a CDS encoding DUF1287 domain-containing protein, whose product MSSTLHKTFLALAISLFLQASIVHADILLDSFSNQLVNAAQERTQHEVKYDGAYRAIKYPMGDVPLNKGVCTDLVVRAYRKLGVDLQQRVHEDMSANFSKYPNIWGLRATDTNIDHRRVPNLQVYFKRQGKELQVSQDARNYMVGDIVTWMLPGNLPHIGIVSNQSVPDSKRPKIIHNIGGGPVEDDILFKYEITGHYRYEIKSS is encoded by the coding sequence ATGTCCTCGACCTTACATAAAACGTTCTTAGCACTTGCGATCAGCTTGTTTCTACAAGCAAGTATTGTTCATGCAGATATTTTACTCGATTCATTTTCTAACCAGCTCGTAAATGCTGCGCAAGAACGAACCCAGCATGAAGTTAAATATGATGGTGCGTACCGCGCCATTAAGTATCCCATGGGTGATGTGCCCTTAAACAAGGGTGTATGTACTGACTTAGTAGTTAGAGCTTATCGAAAGCTAGGTGTTGATTTGCAACAACGGGTTCACGAAGATATGAGTGCTAATTTTTCTAAGTATCCCAATATTTGGGGCTTGCGTGCTACAGATACTAATATCGATCATCGTCGCGTACCTAATTTACAGGTCTACTTTAAAAGACAGGGTAAAGAGTTGCAGGTGAGTCAGGATGCAAGAAATTATATGGTTGGAGATATTGTTACGTGGATGTTGCCGGGCAATTTGCCGCATATTGGTATTGTCTCAAATCAATCTGTCCCAGACTCAAAACGTCCGAAAATCATTCACAATATTGGTGGTGGCCCGGTTGAAGACGATATCCTTTTTAAATATGAAATAACTGGGCATTATCGTTACGAAATTAAGAGTTCTTAA
- the tusE gene encoding TusE/DsrC/DsvC family sulfur relay protein, with protein sequence MDVQTDEDGFLLDPEDWTEEIAKKIAVKEELELTEDRWNLIRLIREYYYENHSVPELRKILKQLKAELGPEKATRKYVYALFPYGYGQQGCKIAGMRQPKKLWLDL encoded by the coding sequence ATGGATGTCCAAACTGATGAGGACGGATTTTTATTAGACCCAGAAGATTGGACTGAAGAAATAGCAAAAAAGATTGCTGTAAAGGAAGAGCTAGAACTCACTGAAGATCGTTGGAATCTAATCCGCCTTATTCGAGAATATTATTACGAGAATCACTCGGTTCCAGAGCTGCGGAAAATATTAAAACAACTAAAAGCAGAACTTGGTCCGGAAAAAGCAACCCGTAAGTATGTTTATGCGCTATTTCCATATGGATACGGGCAACAAGGTTGTAAAATTGCAGGCATGAGGCAACCTAAAAAACTTTGGTTGGATTTATAA
- the dnaK gene encoding molecular chaperone DnaK has protein sequence MGKIIGIDLGTTNSCVAVMEGTTPKVIENSEGDRTTPSVVAFVDDSEVLVGQAAKRQSVTNPKNTLSAIKRLVGRRFDEEAVQKDIKLVPYNIVKADNGDAWVEVNGEKMAPPEISARILMKMKKTAEDYLGEEVTEAVITVPAYFNDSQRQATKDAGKIAGLDVKRIINEPTAAALAYGMDKKRGDSKIAVYDLGGGTFDVSIIEIAEVDGEHQFEVLSTNGDTFLGGEDFDMRLIDYLADEFKKDQGFDLHNDPIALQRLKEAAEKAKIELSAGQQTEVNLPYITADASGPKHLNIKVTRAKLESLVDELVQRTIAPCKQALKDADLSASDIDDVILVGGQTRMPKVQQVVQDFFGKEPRKDVNPDEAVAVGAAIQAGVLGGDVKDVLLLDVTPLSLGIETMGGVMTKLIEKNTTIPTNAQQVFSTAENNQTAVTVHVLQGEREQATGNKSLGRFDLTDIPPAQRGIPQIEVSLDIDANGILNVSAKDKATGKEQSIVIKASSGLSDEEVDSMVKDAEAHAEEDKKFAEIVASRNTADQMIHATEKSLEEMGDKVEQEERMQIENAVKDLKEVLEKDDKEIIETKTQALAEASSKLAERMYAQNDGAGAEGAPAGDASAAADDDVVDAEFEEVDDNK, from the coding sequence ATGGGTAAGATAATTGGTATAGATTTAGGTACCACCAATTCTTGTGTGGCAGTTATGGAAGGCACCACACCAAAAGTCATTGAGAATAGCGAAGGTGATCGAACTACTCCTTCGGTTGTTGCGTTTGTAGACGATAGCGAAGTTTTGGTGGGACAAGCAGCTAAACGTCAATCAGTTACTAATCCTAAAAATACTTTAAGTGCAATTAAGCGTTTAGTGGGTCGTCGATTTGATGAAGAGGCCGTTCAAAAAGATATCAAGCTCGTTCCATACAATATTGTAAAAGCAGATAACGGTGATGCATGGGTAGAAGTTAATGGTGAAAAGATGGCGCCACCAGAAATTTCTGCACGTATATTAATGAAAATGAAAAAAACTGCTGAAGATTATCTTGGTGAAGAGGTGACCGAAGCAGTGATTACTGTGCCTGCATATTTTAACGATTCGCAACGTCAAGCTACTAAAGATGCAGGAAAGATCGCAGGTCTTGACGTTAAACGAATTATTAATGAGCCGACTGCTGCTGCACTTGCTTATGGCATGGATAAAAAACGTGGTGACAGCAAAATAGCGGTATACGACTTAGGCGGTGGAACGTTTGATGTGTCAATTATTGAAATAGCTGAAGTAGATGGAGAGCACCAATTCGAAGTGCTATCTACAAATGGTGACACCTTCCTTGGTGGTGAAGATTTTGATATGCGCTTAATCGATTACCTTGCAGATGAATTTAAGAAAGACCAAGGTTTTGATTTACATAACGACCCTATTGCATTGCAAAGACTTAAAGAAGCAGCAGAAAAAGCTAAAATCGAATTATCTGCTGGTCAACAAACTGAAGTGAACCTTCCTTACATCACTGCAGATGCATCTGGTCCTAAGCACTTAAATATTAAAGTTACACGAGCCAAACTTGAATCCTTGGTAGACGAGCTTGTGCAACGCACTATTGCGCCATGTAAACAAGCACTCAAAGATGCGGATTTATCTGCGTCAGATATAGATGATGTGATTTTAGTGGGCGGGCAAACTCGTATGCCTAAAGTGCAACAAGTTGTGCAAGATTTCTTTGGTAAAGAGCCACGTAAAGATGTAAATCCTGATGAAGCGGTTGCAGTAGGTGCAGCCATTCAAGCTGGTGTGTTAGGTGGTGATGTTAAGGATGTATTGTTGCTAGATGTTACTCCGCTTTCATTAGGTATTGAAACCATGGGTGGTGTGATGACTAAGTTAATTGAAAAGAACACCACGATTCCAACAAATGCGCAGCAAGTGTTCTCAACTGCTGAAAATAATCAAACTGCGGTAACGGTGCATGTCTTGCAAGGTGAGCGTGAACAAGCCACAGGGAATAAATCGTTGGGACGCTTTGATTTAACAGATATTCCGCCGGCACAGCGTGGAATACCACAAATTGAAGTTTCATTAGATATCGATGCGAACGGCATTCTAAATGTTTCGGCTAAAGACAAAGCTACCGGCAAAGAACAGTCTATTGTGATTAAAGCTTCTAGCGGTTTGTCGGATGAGGAAGTCGATAGCATGGTGAAAGATGCAGAAGCGCATGCAGAGGAAGATAAGAAATTTGCAGAAATTGTTGCTTCGCGCAATACCGCGGACCAAATGATACATGCGACTGAAAAATCACTTGAAGAGATGGGTGATAAAGTAGAGCAAGAAGAACGCATGCAAATTGAAAATGCAGTTAAAGATCTCAAAGAAGTTTTAGAAAAAGATGATAAAGAGATTATCGAGACTAAAACACAGGCTCTCGCAGAAGCATCGAGTAAACTTGCCGAGCGAATGTATGCGCAAAATGATGGTGCAGGTGCGGAAGGTGCACCAGCTGGTGACGCGAGTGCTGCTGCAGATGATGATGTAGTGGATGCGGAATTTGAAGAAGTGGACGATAACAAATAA
- the carB gene encoding carbamoyl-phosphate synthase large subunit has translation MPKRTDIKSVLIIGAGPIVIGQACEFDYSGAQACKALREEGYRVILVNSNPATIMTDPEMADAIYIEPITWQTVAQIIEKERPDVLLPTMGGQTALNCALDLDREGVLEKFSIEMIGAKKEAIDMAEDRELFRRAMEDIGLKSARSALAHSLEEAIQQQPSLGFPTVIRPSFTMGGSGGGIAYNLEEFKEIIAHGLDLSPTSEVLLEESLLGWKEYEMEVVRDKNDNCIIICSIENFDPMGVHTGDSITVAPAQTLTDKEYQIMRNASLDVLRKIGVDTGGSNVQFSINPEDGRMVIIEMNPRVSRSSALASKATGFPIAKVAAKLAIGYTLDELQNEITGGATPASFEPSIDYVVTKIPRFTFEKFPQAKAKLSTQMKSVGEVMAIGRTFQESFQKALRGLEVGVDGLDPMHEEYDEEHLGILTSELQEPGPNRVWYVGDAMRLGQSNEELFESTSIDPWFLAQLKQLVDMEADMASMKLASIDEPTMRGIKRKGFSDRRIAKLLQCNENDVRAKRTALSVHPIYKRVDTCAAEFATSTAYMYSSYDEECEAEPSDNKKIIVLGGGPNRIGQGIEFDYCCVHAAFAMREDGYETIMVNCNPETVSTDYDTSDRLYFEPLTLEDVLEIVRVEKPYGVIVQFGGQTPLKLAQDLEAAGVPIVGTSPDSIDLAEDRERFLQLVNDLKLLQPPNATATSTEQAVEAADKIGYPVVVRPSYVLGGRAMEIVYNRSDLERYMREAVKVSNDAPVLIDHFLDNAVEIDLDAICDGKNVLIGGVMQHIEQAGIHSGDSACSLPPYNLSDEVQDVMRKQATQLALALQVKGLMNIQFAIKDEKVYLIEVNPRASRTVPFVSKAIGQPLAKIAARCMVGKTLKEQNATKEITPKYFSVKEAVFPFIKFLGVDPILGPEMKSTGEVMGVGETFGEAFGKSQLAAGTNFPESGCVLLSVRKEDREQATLIAEQLKMLGFNVVATKGTARALSEKGIECDTVNKVREGRPHIVDMIIDGKIDLIVNTTEGKQAIADSFTIRREALQHKVCYTTTIAGAWALKEAMQSKDSYQVYRLQDLHAQTNH, from the coding sequence ATGCCTAAACGTACGGACATAAAAAGTGTATTGATAATTGGTGCCGGACCGATAGTGATCGGGCAGGCATGTGAATTTGATTACTCTGGCGCGCAAGCATGTAAAGCACTACGCGAAGAGGGTTACCGTGTAATTTTGGTGAACTCTAATCCAGCTACCATCATGACGGATCCTGAGATGGCGGATGCGATCTATATCGAACCCATCACGTGGCAAACCGTTGCACAAATTATTGAAAAAGAACGTCCTGATGTGTTGCTGCCAACTATGGGTGGGCAAACCGCTTTGAACTGTGCTTTGGACTTAGATCGTGAAGGCGTTTTAGAAAAGTTTTCAATCGAAATGATTGGTGCGAAAAAAGAAGCCATCGACATGGCAGAAGATCGAGAATTGTTCCGCAGAGCGATGGAAGACATTGGATTAAAGTCTGCACGTTCCGCACTTGCACATAGTTTAGAAGAAGCGATTCAGCAGCAACCTAGCTTGGGGTTCCCAACCGTAATTCGACCGTCATTCACTATGGGTGGCAGTGGCGGAGGAATCGCTTATAACTTAGAAGAATTTAAAGAGATCATTGCGCATGGTTTGGATCTCTCGCCGACTAGCGAAGTATTGCTCGAAGAGTCTTTGTTGGGTTGGAAAGAGTATGAAATGGAAGTGGTGCGAGATAAAAATGACAACTGCATCATTATTTGTTCAATAGAAAACTTTGACCCGATGGGTGTGCACACGGGTGATTCAATTACCGTTGCTCCCGCACAGACTCTTACCGATAAAGAATACCAAATCATGCGCAACGCATCGTTGGATGTGTTGCGTAAAATTGGTGTGGATACTGGTGGTTCTAATGTGCAGTTTTCAATAAATCCTGAAGACGGTCGCATGGTGATTATTGAAATGAACCCTCGCGTGTCTAGATCTTCAGCATTGGCATCCAAAGCAACGGGTTTTCCTATTGCTAAAGTTGCTGCAAAACTTGCGATTGGCTATACGTTAGATGAATTGCAAAATGAAATTACTGGTGGTGCAACTCCGGCATCATTTGAGCCGAGTATTGATTATGTAGTAACAAAAATTCCTCGGTTTACGTTTGAAAAATTCCCGCAAGCTAAAGCGAAGTTAAGTACGCAAATGAAATCGGTGGGTGAAGTAATGGCCATAGGCCGAACTTTTCAAGAATCATTTCAAAAAGCTTTGCGCGGTTTAGAGGTAGGGGTCGATGGTTTAGATCCTATGCACGAGGAATATGATGAGGAACATCTAGGTATATTAACTTCTGAGTTGCAGGAGCCTGGTCCAAATCGTGTTTGGTATGTGGGTGATGCAATGCGCTTGGGGCAAAGTAATGAAGAGCTATTTGAATCTACATCAATTGACCCTTGGTTTCTTGCCCAGCTAAAACAGCTTGTCGATATGGAAGCGGATATGGCTTCGATGAAATTAGCGTCTATCGATGAGCCAACGATGCGTGGTATTAAACGCAAAGGTTTTTCGGATCGTAGAATCGCAAAGCTGTTGCAGTGCAATGAAAATGATGTGCGAGCAAAACGAACAGCTTTGAGTGTTCACCCTATATATAAGAGGGTGGATACCTGTGCAGCAGAGTTTGCGACGAGTACTGCGTATATGTATTCAAGTTATGACGAAGAGTGCGAAGCCGAGCCAAGCGACAACAAGAAGATTATTGTTTTAGGCGGCGGGCCAAATCGCATTGGCCAAGGTATCGAGTTTGACTATTGTTGTGTGCATGCAGCCTTTGCAATGCGCGAAGATGGTTATGAAACCATTATGGTGAACTGTAATCCTGAAACTGTTTCAACAGATTACGACACATCGGATCGACTCTATTTTGAACCGTTAACGCTAGAAGATGTTTTAGAGATTGTGCGTGTTGAAAAGCCGTATGGAGTAATTGTGCAGTTTGGTGGGCAAACTCCACTAAAGCTTGCTCAAGATCTCGAAGCCGCTGGCGTTCCGATTGTTGGCACCAGTCCGGATTCAATTGATCTTGCAGAAGATCGTGAACGTTTTTTGCAATTAGTCAATGATTTAAAATTATTGCAGCCGCCTAATGCAACCGCGACCAGTACTGAACAAGCAGTTGAAGCAGCAGACAAGATTGGTTATCCCGTAGTGGTTCGTCCTTCTTATGTTTTAGGTGGGCGCGCAATGGAGATTGTTTACAATCGTTCCGATTTAGAGCGCTATATGCGCGAAGCCGTTAAGGTTTCTAATGATGCGCCGGTATTGATAGATCATTTCCTTGATAACGCGGTAGAAATTGATCTCGATGCGATATGTGACGGAAAGAATGTGTTAATTGGCGGCGTTATGCAGCACATTGAGCAAGCTGGTATTCACTCAGGTGATAGCGCATGTTCATTGCCTCCTTATAATTTAAGTGATGAAGTGCAAGATGTAATGCGCAAGCAAGCGACTCAACTTGCATTGGCTTTACAAGTTAAAGGTTTGATGAATATTCAGTTTGCGATTAAAGATGAGAAAGTTTATTTAATCGAAGTAAATCCACGCGCATCACGTACCGTACCTTTTGTTTCTAAAGCGATTGGCCAGCCATTGGCAAAAATTGCTGCACGTTGCATGGTGGGTAAAACACTTAAAGAACAAAATGCAACTAAAGAAATCACACCTAAATATTTTTCAGTTAAAGAAGCGGTATTCCCATTTATCAAATTTCTTGGAGTAGATCCAATACTGGGTCCTGAGATGAAGTCTACTGGTGAAGTTATGGGAGTGGGTGAAACCTTTGGCGAAGCGTTTGGTAAGTCACAATTAGCCGCAGGAACGAATTTTCCTGAGTCGGGGTGTGTGTTATTAAGTGTGCGTAAGGAAGATAGAGAACAAGCTACACTTATTGCTGAGCAGCTAAAAATGCTTGGTTTTAATGTTGTGGCAACAAAAGGAACAGCAAGAGCTCTGAGCGAAAAGGGCATTGAATGCGATACGGTGAATAAGGTTAGGGAAGGGCGTCCTCACATTGTCGACATGATAATTGATGGTAAAATTGACTTAATTGTGAATACCACAGAAGGTAAACAAGCGATTGCGGATTCGTTTACAATTAGAAGGGAAGCGCTGCAACATAAGGTGTGTTATACCACTACGATTGCGGGGGCTTGGGCGCTTAAAGAAGCCATGCAGAGCAAAGATAGTTATCAGGTTTATCGACTTCAAGATTTGCATGCCCAAACAAATCATTAA
- the dapB gene encoding 4-hydroxy-tetrahydrodipicolinate reductase — translation MVRVGVNGASGRMGKTLIQACVEHQDTQLGAAFEIASSSSIGEDAGQTVGLESSGVLISSDLAAHVSDFDVLIDFTIPECTMQSLELCVSHGKSMVIGTTGLDDSQKQKLQKASETISIMFAPNMSVGVNLCLKLLQTAAKTLGDEYDIEIIEAHHRHKIDAPSGTALRMGEVVAESLGRDLKDCAVYGRQGVTGERDKKTIGFETIRAGDIVGDHTVMFAGTGERVEITHKASSRMTFAQGAMRAASWLSAKNSGLYDMQDVLDLT, via the coding sequence ATGGTTCGTGTAGGAGTAAATGGCGCTAGTGGTCGTATGGGTAAGACACTCATACAGGCGTGTGTTGAGCATCAAGATACCCAATTAGGCGCAGCATTTGAAATTGCGTCTTCAAGCTCTATTGGTGAGGATGCAGGTCAAACCGTCGGTTTAGAAAGCTCAGGTGTTTTGATCAGTAGTGATTTAGCGGCTCATGTTAGCGATTTTGATGTGCTGATCGATTTCACTATTCCAGAATGCACCATGCAATCATTAGAATTATGTGTATCACATGGAAAATCAATGGTGATCGGCACCACAGGTTTGGATGACTCTCAAAAGCAAAAATTACAAAAAGCCAGCGAAACCATTTCAATTATGTTTGCACCCAATATGAGTGTTGGTGTAAATCTTTGTTTAAAACTTTTGCAAACTGCTGCAAAAACCTTGGGTGATGAATACGATATTGAAATCATCGAAGCACATCATCGTCATAAAATAGATGCTCCCTCGGGCACTGCATTGCGAATGGGTGAAGTCGTTGCTGAAAGTTTAGGTAGGGACTTAAAAGATTGTGCGGTATATGGTCGACAAGGTGTTACAGGTGAGCGTGATAAAAAAACCATCGGATTTGAAACCATCCGTGCGGGTGACATTGTAGGTGATCACACCGTAATGTTTGCAGGAACCGGCGAGCGTGTCGAAATTACACATAAAGCTTCTAGCAGAATGACTTTTGCGCAAGGTGCGATGCGTGCTGCGAGTTGGTTGTCCGCCAAAAATTCTGGTCTATACGATATGCAGGATGTCCTCGACCTTACATAA
- a CDS encoding DUF4124 domain-containing protein: protein MNKVLYILIVFLPFTAYAEIYKTVDENGRVIFTDKPTAKAEQIEVRVNSVEGPATISSQDTGYSGKKVVMYSTAWCGVCKTAKKYMSNNGISYKEYDIEKNSNAHRKFKSLGGNGVPLIVVGKQTMSGFSAPRLESMLGRSK from the coding sequence ATGAATAAAGTACTTTATATATTAATAGTATTTTTGCCTTTTACGGCATACGCAGAAATATATAAAACAGTAGATGAAAATGGACGAGTAATCTTCACAGACAAGCCCACAGCAAAAGCAGAGCAAATTGAAGTTAGGGTTAATTCAGTCGAAGGGCCAGCAACAATTTCAAGTCAAGATACAGGTTATTCCGGAAAGAAAGTTGTTATGTATTCCACTGCTTGGTGTGGTGTCTGTAAAACAGCAAAAAAATACATGTCAAATAATGGAATAAGTTACAAAGAATACGATATAGAAAAGAACTCTAATGCGCACCGTAAATTTAAAAGTTTAGGCGGTAATGGGGTGCCATTAATTGTTGTAGGTAAGCAAACAATGAGTGGGTTTAGTGCCCCAAGATTGGAGTCGATGCTTGGGAGATCAAAGTAA
- a CDS encoding TSUP family transporter: protein MTLTYALLLFSGFFIGIAASFTGLGGGFLMVPLLIALGYTAQKAVGTSFLAILIISASAVFAHSKFSNVDYKIAIVLGLGGIIGAQIGPHILEHVSTANFKKIFSLILIAFAGYLFFSKS, encoded by the coding sequence ATGACATTAACTTACGCATTACTTTTGTTCTCGGGATTTTTTATTGGTATCGCAGCATCATTCACAGGTCTAGGTGGTGGTTTTCTAATGGTGCCTCTACTCATTGCATTGGGTTATACTGCTCAAAAGGCAGTTGGAACTTCTTTTTTAGCTATTTTAATTATCTCCGCATCTGCAGTGTTTGCGCATTCAAAATTTTCTAATGTAGATTATAAAATAGCGATTGTATTAGGCTTGGGTGGAATTATTGGTGCGCAAATTGGGCCACACATACTAGAGCATGTGTCTACAGCTAATTTTAAAAAGATATTTTCTTTAATATTAATCGCATTTGCAGGCTATTTATTCTTTAGCAAATCATAA
- the dnaJ gene encoding molecular chaperone DnaJ, whose protein sequence is MAKRDYYEVLGVERTVNEGDLKKTFRRLAMKYHPDRNPGDHEAEAKFKEAKEAYEVLGNANKRQAYDQYGHAGVQQGAGGGTGDFGDIFGDMFGDIFGGGRGGGQRVYRGSDLQYGLEVSLEEAVFGTESTIDIPKQSTCEKCEGSGAAPNTTIETCETCGGVGQVRMQQGFFSIQQGCPKCRGKGKTIKVPCDYCRGTGLTKENKKLSIKVPAGVDTGDRIRLSGEGEAGANNGPSGDLYVEIHVLPHELFTREENHLHCQVPISFSMAALGGEIEVPTLNGKVKLKIPAESQSGRLFRLRGKGVKPVRGGATGDMLCTTMVETPVNLTKKQKDLMKEFSAEIEKGGDQHSPKSHSWTDNVKGFFDNLKFWDE, encoded by the coding sequence ATGGCAAAAAGAGATTACTACGAAGTTCTAGGGGTAGAGCGCACTGTCAATGAAGGCGATTTGAAAAAAACCTTTCGTCGACTTGCAATGAAATATCATCCAGATCGGAATCCAGGTGATCATGAGGCCGAAGCAAAATTTAAAGAAGCTAAAGAAGCGTATGAAGTTTTAGGCAACGCCAATAAGCGCCAAGCCTATGATCAATATGGTCATGCAGGCGTGCAGCAAGGTGCTGGTGGAGGAACAGGAGATTTCGGTGATATTTTTGGAGATATGTTCGGCGACATCTTTGGCGGCGGTCGAGGTGGCGGGCAACGTGTCTACCGTGGTTCCGATTTGCAATACGGATTAGAAGTAAGTTTAGAGGAAGCCGTATTTGGTACCGAATCTACGATTGATATTCCTAAGCAATCTACATGTGAGAAATGTGAAGGTTCAGGAGCAGCGCCAAACACAACCATAGAAACATGTGAAACTTGCGGTGGCGTGGGCCAAGTACGCATGCAGCAAGGTTTCTTTTCTATTCAACAAGGCTGCCCTAAATGCAGAGGTAAAGGTAAAACCATTAAAGTACCTTGTGATTACTGCCGGGGTACGGGTCTCACCAAAGAAAATAAAAAATTATCTATTAAAGTACCTGCAGGTGTAGATACAGGCGATCGAATTCGTCTAAGTGGAGAAGGTGAGGCGGGTGCGAACAATGGTCCATCTGGTGACTTATATGTTGAGATCCACGTGCTTCCGCATGAATTATTTACTCGCGAAGAAAACCATTTACATTGCCAAGTTCCAATTAGCTTTAGTATGGCAGCACTGGGTGGGGAAATTGAAGTACCAACACTCAATGGAAAAGTTAAATTAAAAATACCTGCTGAATCTCAATCAGGGCGTTTATTTAGATTACGTGGCAAAGGTGTAAAACCGGTACGAGGTGGAGCAACCGGTGACATGTTATGCACCACGATGGTAGAAACACCCGTGAATCTCACTAAAAAACAAAAAGATCTGATGAAAGAGTTCTCAGCTGAGATTGAGAAAGGTGGAGATCAGCACAGTCCTAAGTCACATTCTTGGACGGACAATGTGAAAGGCTTTTTTGATAACTTGAAGTTCTGGGACGAATAA
- the carA gene encoding glutamine-hydrolyzing carbamoyl-phosphate synthase small subunit: MSHQPALLALEDGSLFWGSSIGISGLSVGEVVFNTSMTGYQEILTDPSYAQQIITLTYPHIGNVGVNFEDEESAQIFATGLVIRDLPIQVSNWRQQSDLSTYLKKHNVVSIADIDTRRLTRILREEGAQNGAIMAGNSLSDISEEQALAAAKGFAGLKGMDLAKEVTTDKPYAWNEGCWDLENGYQSNQDGTKKNNHSFKVLAYDFGVKRNILRILHDLGCELEVIPATTTASEVLAKNPDGIFLSNGPGDPEPCDYAIQAIQEIIAAGVPTFGICLGHQLLGLACGAKTTKMKFGHHGANHPVQDLSTSLVMISSQNHGFAVDEKTLPNELEATHRSLFDGSLQGIRHTQKPAYSFQGHPEASPGPQDVKPLFEHFIKLMEEYKARLNHA, from the coding sequence TTGAGTCATCAACCCGCCTTGCTTGCTTTAGAAGACGGCAGTCTTTTTTGGGGAAGCTCTATTGGCATATCGGGTTTATCGGTAGGGGAAGTCGTTTTCAATACTTCTATGACGGGTTATCAGGAAATTCTCACAGACCCTTCTTACGCGCAACAAATCATCACACTGACGTATCCGCACATTGGTAATGTAGGTGTTAATTTTGAAGACGAAGAATCTGCTCAAATTTTCGCGACTGGATTGGTCATTCGAGACTTACCGATACAGGTAAGTAATTGGCGACAACAATCTGATTTATCTACTTATTTAAAAAAACATAATGTAGTTTCGATTGCCGATATTGATACTCGTAGGTTGACTAGAATTCTACGAGAGGAGGGTGCGCAAAACGGCGCTATCATGGCCGGAAATTCGTTGAGCGATATTAGTGAAGAACAAGCTTTAGCCGCTGCGAAAGGTTTTGCTGGTTTGAAAGGCATGGATCTGGCAAAAGAAGTTACCACTGATAAACCTTATGCATGGAACGAGGGCTGTTGGGATTTAGAAAATGGTTACCAAAGTAATCAGGATGGTACCAAGAAGAATAATCATAGTTTCAAAGTCTTAGCATATGACTTTGGAGTAAAACGTAACATTCTGCGTATTCTTCATGACCTTGGTTGTGAGCTTGAAGTAATCCCTGCAACTACGACAGCAAGTGAAGTGCTGGCAAAAAATCCTGATGGAATTTTTCTATCTAATGGCCCGGGTGATCCGGAACCTTGTGATTATGCGATTCAAGCTATTCAAGAAATAATTGCGGCAGGTGTACCTACCTTTGGAATTTGTTTAGGTCATCAATTGTTAGGTCTGGCATGTGGTGCAAAAACCACCAAGATGAAATTTGGTCACCATGGTGCGAACCATCCTGTACAAGATTTGAGCACTAGCTTGGTAATGATTAGTAGTCAGAATCATGGTTTTGCAGTGGATGAGAAAACCTTGCCGAATGAGCTAGAGGCAACACACCGATCTCTATTTGATGGATCGTTACAAGGTATCCGCCACACTCAAAAACCCGCTTACAGTTTTCAAGGCCATCCAGAAGCCAGTCCGGGTCCTCAAGATGTTAAACCTCTATTTGAACATTTCATCAAGTTGATGGAAGAGTATAAGGCACGTTTAAACCATGCCTAA
- the grpE gene encoding nucleotide exchange factor GrpE, whose amino-acid sequence MTNTEQNVETDDSIVNETTHEQEDAQPQADASEPNTNEPVQELDQQLEDAQQQAAEYHDKMLRMQAEMENLRKRTERDVSNAHKYAVEKFANELLQVKDSLELGLSTEDINIEKLQEGTELTLKMLCNSFEKFSLEEVNPVGEAFDPNLHEAMTMQESADHKPNTVLTVVQKGYTLHGRLIRPAMVIVAKAAE is encoded by the coding sequence ATGACCAACACAGAACAAAATGTAGAAACGGATGATTCAATTGTGAATGAAACAACGCATGAACAAGAAGATGCTCAGCCTCAAGCTGATGCAAGTGAGCCTAATACAAATGAGCCAGTGCAAGAATTAGATCAACAGTTAGAAGATGCACAACAACAAGCGGCAGAGTATCACGACAAGATGTTACGTATGCAAGCTGAAATGGAAAACTTGCGTAAACGTACAGAGCGCGATGTATCCAATGCGCATAAGTATGCAGTGGAGAAATTTGCGAATGAGCTTCTGCAAGTTAAAGACAGCTTAGAGCTTGGTCTAAGTACTGAAGATATCAATATAGAAAAGCTGCAAGAAGGTACAGAGTTGACTCTTAAGATGCTTTGTAATTCATTTGAAAAGTTCTCGCTAGAAGAAGTGAACCCTGTGGGTGAGGCTTTTGATCCAAATTTACACGAAGCAATGACGATGCAAGAGAGCGCAGATCACAAGCCTAATACGGTGTTAACCGTGGTGCAAAAAGGCTATACCTTGCACGGCCGATTGATCAGGCCTGCGATGGTAATTGTCGCCAAAGCGGCTGAATAA